The Coffea arabica cultivar ET-39 chromosome 1e, Coffea Arabica ET-39 HiFi, whole genome shotgun sequence genome has a window encoding:
- the LOC113704697 gene encoding serine/threonine-protein kinase TOUSLED-like isoform X3 produces the protein MVFEHVEGHTSQSVAEPRQKVVETVDTNKVASDTNRKKQSRGRGYSASARGRGSRGNDQTKIQTVSPPNGQLEKDGWPKEQLRRDDLSLLEEENTTLREKVGNLEEALRKSQHLTQELEKELKDIKDIEQQMKPKRLKTLSDLLISVSKAERQEARMKVRQDSLRLGNVGVIRAGTLISETWEDGPALKDLNVQLRNLLEMKEAIERQRKSLKKKQPDKVDGTDSEAGVQEDDSLIQDEIYKSRLACIKREEETIMRERDRYELDKARLIREMKRIRDEDGSRFNNFQILNHRYALLNLLGKGGFSEVYKAFDLVEHRYVACKLHGLNAQWSEEKKQSYVRHAIREYNIHKSLVHNHIVRLWDIFEIDQNTFCTVLEYCSGKDLDAVLKATPVLPEREARIIIVQIFRGLVYLNKRAQKIIHYDLKPGNVLFDEFGTAKVTDFGLSKIVEDDVGSQGMELTSQGAGTYWYLPPECFELNKTPLISSKVDVWSAGILLYQMLFGKRPFGHDQTQERILREDTIIKARKVDFPSRPAVSNEAKFLRQINIWLTGSDTMFMLPLTHIASHNMEMIDEGTKRDRQTC, from the exons ATGGTTTTTGAACATGTTGAG GGACATACATCTCAGTCTGTGGCTGAGCCAAGACAGAAGGTTGTTGAGACCGTGGACACAAATAAGGTGGCTTCAGACACAAATAGGAAAAAACAAAGCCGTGGCAGGGGATATTCTGCCTCGGCTAGAGGGCGTGGTTCACGAGGTAATGatcaaaccaaaattcaaaCGGTTTCTCCACCAAATGGACAGCTTGAAAAG GATGGGTGGCCCAAAGAGCAACTTCGACGTGACGATTTAAGTTTATTGGAG GAGGAGAACACAACATTACGCGAGAAGGTTGGAAATTTGGAGGAGGCATTACggaaatctcaacatttaacTCAAGAGCTAGAGAAG GAGTTGAAGGATATCAAGGATATTGAGCAGCAGATGAAGCCAAAG AGATTAAAAACATTATCTGATTTGTTGATATCTGTTTCAAAAGCTGAGAGACAAGAAGCAAGGATGAAAGTACGCCAGGATTCTTTGAGACTTGGCAATGTTGGAGTAATCAG AGCTGGAACTCTCATTTCTGAGACATGGGAGGATGGGCCAGCATTGAAGGATCTCAATGTCCAGCTT AGAAACTTATTGGAGATGAAAGAAGCAATTGAACGGCAGAGGAAATCACTGAAGAAAAAGCAGCCAG ATAAAGTTGATGGAACTGATTCAGAAGCTGGAGTCCAGGAAGATGATTCTCTCATTCAAGATGAAATCTATAAATCTCGTTTAGCTTGCATCAAACGT GAGGAAGAAACAATTATGCGTGAAAGAGATCGCTATGAGTTGGATAAAGCAAGGCTTATAAGGGAAATGAAACGAATAAGAGATGAGGATGGCTCTCgcttcaacaattttcagattttgAACCACCGCTATGCCCTCTTAAACCTTCTTGGCAAAGGAGGATTTAGTGAGGTCTATAAG GCTTTTGACTTAGTTGAGCATAGATATGTTGCATGTAAGCTTCATGGTTTGAATGCTCAGTGGAGTGAAGAGAAGAAGCAAAGTTATGTACGACATGCTATCAGGGAGTACAATATTCATAAAAGCTTGGTACATAATCACATTGTGCGTCTGTGGGACATTTTTGAGATAGACCAAAACACATTCTGCACTGTCTTGGAATACTGCAGTG GCAAGGATCTTGATGCAGTCCTCAAAGCAACGCCTGTTTTGCCAGAAAGAGAAGCGAGAATCATAATTGTTCAGATATTTCGAGGCCTTGTTTACCTGAATAAAAGAGCACAAAAGATTATACATTATGATCTGAAGCCAGGAAATGTTCTATTTGATGAATTTGGCACTGCTAAAGTGACTGATTTTGGTCTTAGCAAAATAGTGGAGGATGATGTTGGGTCCCAGGGGATGGAGCTTACCTCCCAGGGAGCTGGGACATATTG GTATCTACCTCCCGAATGCTTTGAGCTTAACAAGACACCCCTTATATCCTCAAAG GTGGATGTTTGGTCAGCTGGGATTCTTCTGTACCAAATGCTATTTGGCAAACGGCCTTTTGGTCATGACCAAACCCAAGAACGAATTTTACGCGAAGATACCATCATTAAAGCCCGCAAGGTGGATTTTCCTTCAAGGCCAGCTGTGTCGAACGAGGCAAAG TTTCTGAGACAGATTAACATCTGGCTGACTGGCTCAGACACAATGTTCATGCTTCCTTTGACTCATATTGCAAGTCATAATATGGAAATGATTGATGAAGGAACAAAACGAGATAGACAAACTTGCTAG
- the LOC113704719 gene encoding putative pentatricopeptide repeat-containing protein At1g02420, which produces MLHLFIRNPIFLHSCTSSTATVRYACLNSLLFFSSIPQIEKIPPFTSSSPAVNDDVETVFRILTSSRTSVELRQSLRSAAASIPFSNDLIDKVLKRVRFSHSNPLQALEFFKFTSRKKGFLHSAFSLDTMLYVLGRSRKFDNIWEVLVEAKKKDQSSITSRTVQVVLARIAKVCSVKQTVISFKRFRRLVLEFDTSCYNALFRTLCQEKSMSDARNVYHNLKHEFRPNLQTFNILLSGWKSTDEAEGFFEEMREMGVEPDIVSYNCLVDVYCKTREIDKAYRVVEEMRERDISPDVITYTSLIGGLGLVGQPDKARDVLEEMREYGCYPDVAAYNAAIRNFCIAKRIGDAYGLMNEMVKKGLSPNATTYNILLRTFYWWNDLISSWNLYLRMRETGCLPNTQSCMFLIRLLRRHEKVEMALELWNDMVEMGFGSYILVSDVLFDLLCDMGKLDEAERSFLQMVEKGQKPSNVSFRRIKVLMELANRQDALRNLSEKMALFGGSIKLAGSEESDLETSGSMTC; this is translated from the coding sequence ATGCTCCATCTTTTTATCAGAAATCCCATTTTTCTTCACTCTTGTACATCATCAACGGCAACAGTAAGGTATGCCTGTTTaaattctcttcttttctttagtTCCATTCCCCAAATTGAAAAAATCCCGCCTTTTACTTCTTCCTCCCCTGCTGTAAACGACGATGTTGAGACTGTTTTTCGGATACTAACAAGTTCAAGAACCTCAGTTGAACTCAGACAGTCACTGAGATCAGCAGCAGCTTCAATCCCTTTCTCAAATGACTTAATTGATAAGGTTCTGAAAAGGGTTAGATTTTCTCATTCTAATCCATTACAGGCTTTGGAATTCTTTAAGTTTACATCTAGGAAAAAGGGGTTTTTGcattctgcattttctttggaTACAATGCTGTATGTTTTGGGTAGGAGCAGAAAATTTGATAATATTTGGGAGGTTTTGGTGGAAGCGAAGAAAAAGGATCAATCTTCGATCACTTCAAGAACTGTTCAAGTTGTCTTAGCTAGGATTGCTAAGGTTTGTTCAGTTAAGCAGACTGTGATTTCGTTTAAGCGGTTTCGAAGGCTTGTTTTGGAGTTTGATACTAGTTGTTACAATGCACTGTTTAGGACATTGTGTCAAGAGAAGAGTATGAGTGATGCCAGGAATGTGTATCATAACTTGAAGCATGAGTTTAGGCCGAATTTGCAGACTTTTAATATATTGTTGTCTGGTTGGAAGTCAACTGATGAGGCCGAGGGCTTTTTTGAGGAGATGAGGGAAATGGGGGTTGAACCTGATATTGTTTCTTATAACTGTTTGGTGGATGTGTATTGTAAGACGAGAGAAATCGATAAGGCGTATAGGGTGGTGGAGGAGATGAGGGAGAGGGATATTAGTCCAGATGTGATTACATATACGAGTTTGATTGGTGGTTTGGGGCTTGTGGGGCAACCTGATAAGGCAAGGGATGTTTTGGAAGAGATGAGAGAGTATGGATGCTATCCTGATGTCGCAGCTTACAATGCTGCTATTAGAAATTTCTGTATTGCAAAGAGGATTGGGGATGCCTACGGTTTGATGAATGAGATGGTAAAGAAGGGGTTGAGCCCAAATGCAACTACTTATAATATTTTGTTGAGGACATTTTATTGGTGGAATGATTTGATAAGTTCATGGAACTTGTACCTGAGAATGAGGGAAACAGGGTGTCTACCAAACACTCAATCTTGTATGTTTTTGATCAGGTTGTTGAGAAGGCACGAGAAGGTTGAAATGGCACTTGAGCTATGGAATGATATGGTGGAGATGGGGTTTGGCTCTTATATATTGGTCTCTGACGTTTTGTTTGATTTGCTTTGTGACATGGGGAAGTTGGATGAGGCTGAGAGGTCTTTCTTGCAGATGGTGGAGAAAGGGCAAAAACCAAGTAATGTTTCATTTAGGAGGATTAAGGTGCTTATGGAATTGGCTAATAGGCAGGATGCTCTTCGTAATTTGTCAGAGAAGATGGCTCTTTTTGGCGGATCTATTAAACTTGCTGGGAGTGAAGAGAGTGACTTGGAAACATCAGGCTCCATGACTTGCTGA